In Acinetobacter piscicola, a single window of DNA contains:
- a CDS encoding polymorphic toxin type 8 domain-containing protein, with amino-acid sequence MGRSIGLAKKLCCICNDGSTGRSNKQEVIKALADDPLQPKHVRGWVKNELRHIETGNRKTVRLPGNSRNSRSKGYELAHGRNTEAKDGYCYRHSQLQNADLHKTQHKIGGY; translated from the coding sequence ATGGGTCGATCCATTGGTTTAGCAAAAAAATTATGCTGTATTTGTAATGATGGTTCTACAGGCCGATCTAATAAACAAGAAGTAATAAAGGCCTTAGCCGATGATCCATTACAACCGAAACATGTACGTGGATGGGTTAAAAATGAATTAAGGCATATTGAGACTGGTAATAGAAAAACCGTTAGATTACCAGGTAATTCCAGAAATTCTAGATCAAAAGGTTATGAGTTGGCTCATGGTCGAAATACAGAGGCTAAAGACGGTTATTGCTATAGACACTCACAATTACAAAATGCAGATTTACATAAAACTCAACATAAAATAGGAGGATATTGA